A window of Solanum stenotomum isolate F172 chromosome 9, ASM1918654v1, whole genome shotgun sequence genomic DNA:
tattttattttttatgagtttttttttaattttcttaaacttttaaGGTGTTCTCTACATTTTATCttgttatattaaaaatttaaaaactaaaaacttatAGGCCTTAAGCCACGTATCTCGTGATTTACACCTCGCTCAGTGCTGcacttcaatttcaattttaattttttaaaataaaataaacaatattttattttcatggtcaaaactaaaaaaaatatacgtCTTTCCTCGTGCTTTCAAAATACTGATTATTAtaggattttaatttttagtaaaaaacaaaattgggAAAAGAAAAGAGCCAATAGAATGGCCACGTAGAAGATTCttcataatgtttttttaacTATGAAGTCTCATTTTTTACACAAAACCTCATGCATTCTGCAccattatatttttcttgtttttttcatAGGTGACACACTAATCAccattcttttcttgtttttctaaaaaCCTTGGATCATATACATTTGCTGCtttcattcattaattattttcggATCGTTTGATAgattgtattaaaaaaataatgtatatattagtTGTATGTATTAATAGTACtttgtttaatatatattttattgtatattgaggtgtgtattactaatacattaAAATTCATGACATTAGTAGTGTAAGGAGTTTTAATTCATGTATTAGCATTGTTAAAGACACAATAATTATCCCTCAAAatcttttatatatcttttcCATCATATTTGTAGGGTTAGTTTTGTaagcaaattttttttttttataaaagtgatgcaatgtattttatttttaatatattaaaccATATACACCATCAAAAGTAATctctaaataactaattcagactattcaatattattcttatacacctTATCAATCGATCCAAATTATATCTTTTCAAAAATACTCAATTAAGATTCTTCATAATGTTTTTGTAACAAACATATAGGACAACTCTCATTTTTCACACAAAATCTCATGCACCATTTTTCATGTTGTTTTCATAGGTGACACACCAATCaccattatttttgtttgttttttaagaAACCAATGACAACCTTGGATCAGTGCAAAGCAGAGAGCATTTGTTGCTTCCATTTCATTAATTACTTTATgtcttctcaaaaaaaaaaaaaatcaatgatccCAGCACGCACTCACCCAtccaaacaaaaattaaattaaattaaatttgatcttaaattaaagatatttcaaatatatcaaaatgttcattaattttgtgatcttattgtcatgtgaaaagttaaattaaaaagttgttaaaaaggtgaaaaatcatttttgttttaaaacatataaaaaaggaaaatacatCAAGCAAATTAACATGAAGAGACTAAATATATTAATCTTATGAAGATACTGAAACacttacatattttttaaacaatgtTTCAAATGTGGGATCGATATACTTGATCATGTCCAACACAAAGAATATTGAGTTAATCTCATCGCattgtaattaaatatttagtgCAAATCAATAATAGCTTACTCAAAAAATGATTGAACTTTCGGAAAATTCTAATAGAAAAATACTTTATCATGACCAATCTACGTAACTGACAATTGAGAATGTGTATTCCCATAACATAAATGACGACTAGCAATATGTAAttgttcataaaaatattttgcttgttaattgaaaatttcttcaatattttctcCGCATTCAAAATCGGAATGCATATATCCCAGAAGTATAAATTATGAATCTGCCTATCATGTGTTCTAAAATTTTGGTTGCTACTTTCACCAACAACAAAGTTCTAAAATATATCAACATTGCTATCATTTTCTCCATGAAGTCCACAcgttataatttattttaaactctttttaaTACAGATGAAGCTTAATAACCTCtgatttataataatatatataaaaaatctatatttgCATATCTCAAAACAATGTAGTAAATAAAGGTTCGACAAATTAATTCTACCACAAGTTAAGAattttctatcatatattgaggaagatatatacacctaaatacatgtatttttcctaccatatacactaaaataggaaaagaggcgagcgagatgggGAGGGAGGCGAGCGAGATAGTCAtttatcctagatacatgcgaatcacactagatacatgtatatgtatgtatctggtgtgattcacatgtatttgtgataccagatacataggagagtggtgagcgagatggGAGGGAGATGAGCGAGAATTGTtcatgtatcccagatacatgtgaatttaCTTGTATACATtgtatctaaaacaaattacacataattttgaccctatgtatctcgagatacatgtatctggacgtaTCTAGgcatataaaaaatatgataagattcataatattacaaactagacTAGAgtgtattaaaataattaacttctaaactagtgagatttctGTAAGTTTTGATTCAAGGTTAAAAACTGACCATGTAATCAATTTAAGATTCAAAACTAACTATATgtaattttattcattaaagaTGCAACactttaaaagataaattaatcAAACAAACCCCTAAAGTACCAAATGAACCAAACATTAACAATGAACTAAAATCATAGGCATAAATTTCAATTGTACTAGTCGATCTTATCTAACATAATAAGCATAAAATAATAGGTTTTCTCTGTgtttgtaaaataataataataataatctctCACAACCcttcttttacaaaaaaaaaaaaaaacaaaacgaGGCaacttgctcttttttttttctttttttcttttatcatttttttcttgtcaATGAGAATTACGTTTGTTGATTTGCAACAAATTTCAGCCTATGATAAATATTCTTAAAGGCTATAGTAGtatacagtatatatatatagtcaataTAAGTGTGAGTTAACCTGCTTTATTGTCCCTATATATATGGTGGAATTGTTAGGGTTTAATCACCCATAATCCTAGTAAGTATTAGGTTTGAGTATACATTGGGAATGGAAAAAATTAgctaaaatcaataaataacttattttgaatttttataattgGAAAGTAGCTATTATAATgaagtttaaaatttcaaaatatcgTCATTGTAAATAGTAAGTAAAGAAAACAAACAATGTACGTAAATAGGTAGCTTAACATTTaataggggtgtgcaaaaaccgaaccgaccgataaaccgaaacgaaaaaagtgttattggtttattgttattgggttattgggatAACGGTTATTTAatggttttacaaaaaaaaattattgggttatcggttcgttattggtttttaatattgggttattgggttaaccgataacccattaagaatataataatttactattttaatttttagttatacatatatataatatattttaaaaaatattaatataattagtagtatattagactaaaaatataaaacccTACACAATAATTAACACTACTTAACAATTAACTCTCCTCTCTAGTTTTAGTTATTTAACCTTTAGgttttactttttagtattacttatttactttagttagtttataattgacTAATATTAGCTTTTGCACGATTGTAAATATCTGCAATTTGATTAACGTCAGGAATTCaaattgtgtgtgtgtgttttttttaaataacgtAAGAACTTCATTTAGTTACCATAAGCATGGCCTCATTTGCTATTGTTTTGACTTTTGTCTATGATTTGGTTTTATTTGATTCTCTTTATTGCATAAAGGGGACCtcgttttatatatattatggtgATAAAAAATTAACCAAGTCTTTGTTGTGATGACCAAAATACAACAAGTTGGTCCTTGTTGTCCCGTTTGGAATGATTATTTCAATGTATGCGTATCGCGTCAAATTATTGgataagtcatatatttgttttgaaagcattttcttattggttaaaccgaaaaccgaaccgttaaagACCTAAAACcgataacaaatatcttattggtttggttatcggtttagtatatttaaaaaccgaaaaccgataaatcGAACCAATAATACttataaccgaaccgaaccgaaccgaccaaTACACTTCCCTACTTAACAAGGTACGTAGCTTTTTCCAACTACTCCCATTTTCAAATCATTACATCAATCGTCAAATGCCAacacttcaattttattttttttaaataatgattttttttaaaaatgttatagtgaaataatgttataaaaatatataatataatataatataaagaattGATTCTAATACTGAAAACTTGtctattataattaaataatcagTCACCTAAAATCTAAACTTATTCGTCAACAAAACTCATTCATAGTCCTAATTATGTATCACAATTTCAATATATACACACGCAAGTCACAAATGACTATAAAGCTAGTGAAATTAATTAAGACATTAAACATAAAATTAGAGCTACTAatcaacatgaaaatatattttaaggcTAACTATGAAATTTACCAACCTCTTAAAATTTGCCACTATATTTCACTTAGATACTCGAATTATGACATGTtttaattgaaagaaaataaattgagGTTTTACAACTTATTAAAGTTTATGTATAGAATTAAATGAGGTAGCTTATTTTAATTGATGAACTTATATATATCATTCACGAAGAGGCGCTTGAGAACACATGGACACAAAagcttttccaaaattttagaACCAAATATATGGAAAACATTTTATCACAGTGCCGATTAGAACATATTATAATTCCAGTATCTAAataatatatacacacaaattTAAGAGACAATGAATATATTCAACCtttcatttatttaatcaacattaattactcatcatggtacaataaaagaaactattacaaacatgtactaaaacaaaatttcagatttaatGGAGAGGAGATACATAGGGTGTAGCAATCAAATAAAGATCTTTCTCTCTTCTAGCAGATATTCCATTTGCCTCAGTCATGTCCAAATTACTTGCACTAATTCCTTCTGGAAGTTTCCAATCAAAATTGCAAAGCAAATGGGCTAATGGAAGAGTAATAAGAGCTAAACCAAATTGTATTCCTGGACAAATCCGTCTTCCAGCACCAAACGGAAGAAACTCAAAGTGATTTCCAGTAAACTCAATAGAACTATTCTCAAATCTCTCTGGTATGAAACATTCAGGATTTTCCCAATTCTCGGGATCTCTTCCAATTGCCCATACGTTAACCATGACTTTGCTTTTTAACGGTATAGTAAATCCATCTATCTTTGTTTCCTCCCTGCATTCTCGCGGGACCAACAAAGGAGTTGGAGGATGTAACCTAAGCGTCTCTTTGATCACTAACTTGAGGTAACTAAGATTTTCAAGGTCAACATCGTCATCACATGTTTTCGTTCCCTTAAATACTTCTCTCACTTCAGCTTGTGCTTTTGCCATGATATTTGGATTTCTCATCATTTCTGATAATGCCCAAATAACCGTTGAAGATGATGTGTCAGATCCTGCTACGAACATATCCTATAAGAAGTATGGTCAAACAAGTAAGTAACTATACAACAATCTACTTTCATAGTAAAAACTTTGTttcattaaatattaaaaagacCATGTACACTTACAAGAATAACTGCTTTTATGTTGTCATTTGTCAGGGAAACTGGAAATTGACCGCTCTCCATGACTCTTAAAAAAACATCGATCAAATCTTCAGTTGCAGACTCACTATTACATTTTTTTCCATTTGCGTGATTCTCTTTATGAACATTGATAATGTTGTCCAAGACTGCATCAATCTTATAACGAGCATTCATTAGTTTAGATTCCATGCCACTAATCCCATGTAGATATTTTTTCGAAGGAAACAAATCAGCCAGCTCAAATCCACCAGATAATGATTGTGCTTGATGAATCAATGTTATCAACTCACGTTGATCTTTACACACATTCCCAAATGCTGACCTACATGTCGCGGCATTCATAAACCATAGAAGTTTTTCAACTAAGTTGATTGGCAAATTTAAGTCCATTGATCTAATGGATGATAGGAGATTTGAAAGCTCAACTTGTCGAATAGGGCTGAATGACTTGACCATCTTGGCACTAAGTAGCTCAAGGACAGTCAACTTACGCATATGTCTCCAGTAATCACCATAGGGTGAAAAGGCAATGTCCTTACAATTGTAACAAATAATCTTTCCCATCATGGTTTCTGGCCTAGATGCAAAAGCTAGGTCATGAGTTTTTAGGATTTGTTTGGCCATGTGTGAGGAGGATACAACTACGGTAGGAACTTCCCCGAGTTGTAAGTACATGATAGGACCATATTTTTGAGATAACTTTTTGAGAACTTGATGTGGTAATCCACTTGTCAAGTGATGCACACTTCCAATAATAGGTAGCCTCCATGGGCCTGGAGGAAGCCGGGTTTTCGGCTTCCTCCATTTTTGAATTAGAAGGAAGAGGAAGGATATAAATAGAAAGAAGAAAACCAAGTGTTGAAAATCCATCTTAATTAGTAAAGGAAATCAAAGAATGGAAATTAATTCAACTTGATGTGATTTTTCATATTGAGATGATTATTACTACTTATATAGAGGATAGTTAAGTTGTTAGCCATCAAATTTAGTGTCCAGGATGGACCAAAATAAGACTGTGGGACAAATTAAATAGCCACCTTGCCAATCTTAAATCCAAACAAGCCATCTATTTGAAAAAGATCAATTATATTTAAATGGATTGAGTTACAACAcgtgttatatatatacacacatttgATCCTATGATATTGGTTATAGGGATATTACTATTTAAATAAAAGGTCAAAATCGACCCCAAAGTCGACTTTTAGGCAATATCGATCAACCTGAAAACAGATAATACTGATCGATATCAGAAATTAATCTTGAAAGgtctttttattaatattaatatgatgTAGATCGAACCAAGACTGTAATAGAAGTTTCTACCATTAGATAATTGGTGCATTAATCTTCCGGTTTTTTGCTCTAAACAAAATGACTTCCAAGAggtagattttatttttttaaaatagtgtgCGTCTAGGTGAGACTAATAACATGTGGTTGAAAGATACCTTTAACAAATATGATGTTTTCAAGAACTGTTACGTATACTATTTACCAAAAGAAACTTCATAGGAAACAGGTCATATTCAACTAACTAGTTTAATACAAGTGCAAATATTTAAACATAAATAGATGGTCAATGCAACTAAATTATGAAATGATTGcatctaattatttaaaagaataatttgCGCACAGGAacattttatattatatgaCACTTGCCTAAAACtcctaaatttaaatttcttgtgATATATACCCTCAAATCTTTTATTGACTCGTTTTGACCCTTAATAATTAGGAATCCCTCATGTAACCAACGAATTTTATTAATTGGATCTTGAGCACATAAAGATTATAATTCGCTCTAATTTATGAGATATTgtttaaattatcatttttgttcattttgaaatttatgcTACTATGGCTGACTTTATAAAATAAGCACGAAGTGGacatatattattaaacaaAGAGgagtaatttttaataaaagataccgtttctaatttatgtgacattatttaatttgagCATTGGGGtgtgaataaaataaaaggcttgacattacattggatTATTTATAAGAATGACCTCGGGGTTTGAAGGTGGGTGGTCCAGAAGTTCTGATCTCGCTCatgaacaaaattttaaatataacattttttatctcatggataatattttttaccccGAAGGTTTACATACGAGATAAGCAAAGGTTAAAAGTTCAAGACCATctatttttcataattattgAGTGTAATTTCCTCCATTAAATTTTGTGGGTGGTTAATTTAGGTCCAATTACTATTGACGTGATGGAGGTCAACCCCCTTTCCCTAGTTATTGAAAGAAAGTATAACAAATAGCGAAATCAGAAATTTCAttaaggttatatatatatatataaaatttttggCCTCTATGtaaagtataatatttttattaagggTGCTAGTGAATCAATGGTTGATTGTTGAACGGTGAGTTTATTTAATCTCTACTATATTACATGTGTTTTATTTTGCTACCCATTCGATATTTGGAATCCACGTTGAAGCTCTAACTAAATTTGAATCGCGTATTGTAAGGCCAATTCATTGGTGACATTCTCAATAAGATTTGCTCCCTACTATTTGAATTCGAGAGGTAATTGAAGAAGAGAGAACAAAGAACCTGAGAAGGCTGCAGGCGGCTAGCAGCaaggacaaaataaataaagaatgttCTTGCTGGTGGCCTTTTTTATTCATCatgtgatttatattaaaaaattaaaaaatgctTTTAAAAAGGTTGTAGCTTGTAAGTTGCAACtacataattttcttttgaagtGGATTGTATTTATACTAAGGGTAAAATTAATTCGCAATTGTtcgttctctattttttttacgGTAGGTACAACGTTGTCTCATAAGAGAATTAAAATAAGAGATGAGCATATTATCgtaaatcacaatttttttttactaatgtTACGAAAAGAATGTGatgttactttttttatatttatagtgCTCGTTGATTATCATGTTCATTCATTTTTCTCATTGATTATTACATAAACTTACATtatccaaaaattatttttagaggTAATTAATTAACGTCAATAACTTAAATTATCGTTAAATACGTTTATTTAAAGGCAATTAGCACTTTTTGTAAATGTTTCTAAAGCGTATAGGGAGATTggatccaatgacaattaactaatatcAATAAAGACTTTAACACATTTATGAATCATAATATAGTTCCAAAAAGAGTTTTAACGTACTGATCATCAAAATTAACAGATTAAACTCTAAATAAACAATGTATATACAATAAAGTAATTGCCAATTCAATTTTTCTCTATACAAATTTTATTGCaacaaacaaaaccaaaaaagaagagagaatgATGCAAATTTAAGCTACTTTGCTAACATTTTTGTTTAGGGACATACATATGGAGTCATCTAGAAGTACAGCGCAGTTGGAGAGTCATCCACACCTTTAGTCTAGTTGGGGGTTCGAATCATGTTGTATCTCCCAAGTTGTCCCAACCccacaaaacaaaacaaaaaagttgTCTATAAGtgttactatatatattatatttctttgATGAAAATTCAAGTGATCCAGAAGACTTAAATTAGCAACTGGATGGCCAATGATGAAGCAAAAAGCAGGGCATACACCATATCTTTCATGTAGATTCCTGAAATGCAAGAAAATTTTGCATATTTAGATACGATTATATGTTGTAAACAGATTATTTTGGCCCTCATCAGTGTATGCCATTCTATAATAGTCAGGTAATAGAATAGTGACATCTGTTATACCGGCACGAATTCAAATTAGTTGAGCCAGTTAGTTTTAGTATTGGATACATTAACccaattaggaaaaaaaaggtAACCCTCTAAGTCATTGATGATGCAGACTTAAAGACTCTAGTCCTAAAAATAAcaacacatttctatatttggGAATCATGCAACTTTAGACATCTCATTTTACACTTAATGAGAAGCTTTTATAGCTATACAAATGTTATGACTGTTAAAAgattacaaatttaaaaaacattttatctTAAACTTGTGCCGAGTCAAATTACATGTCACATGTATGTATCTTCTTGTAGCTCTCTAGTCTCTAGTTGTGATCTGTCTCTAGAAATTCAAAAAAGGAATCCGCGTAACTTAATAAGTTTTTACTGTTAAATCAGCttcattaatcatattcattATTGTGTAGGGAGGCCAATTTTTTGTAGTACCAATATATTAAGCTGATGTATGTGAAGTGTGATTATAAGATTGAACAAGTAATCCAACAGCTTATTTTATAATCAGAAACGCGTTCTAAATAAAGTGAGCCACTGGAGTCGAGTTTTAAGCCAGAAAAACAAGGCTGTAGTTATTGTGCCATACCTTTACTGAGCTGAGAGGATGTTGCTTTGGGAAGTTCTGGAAGTGCAGCTGCTGCAAAGTCATTTGTTGTTATCAAAGTAAATAACACTCGTTAAACGAAGGGATAATCAGAAAGAGAGGTAAATGAAAGTTGTAATATGTTTGCAATTGTAAAGGAAGATAGTATTTCTCTCTTTCAAAGTTATCTGAAGGCAAAAAGTTGTACATACTCTTGTTGCAGGTGGAAGCAGCACCAGAATATGGTGAGGACCAAGGAGCTGCCACATTATCATTAAGATCACAAATGAAGCCAATTCCTGAAGTCTGGTCATATGTTAAATCTGTCGGCAAGCTAGGCAAGAGGCAACCCGATTCTAcagtaaattaaaaaagaatcaGTCGAACTTGAGAACAAATGACAGTGAAGTGAAAAGTTTCCACATGACAATTGCAATTCTCTAAAGACATATATATCATTCAATCGTTGAGAAGAAAGAAATCAGTGAAGTATCATTCATTTGTGTCGCTTTTCCTAGCTAAGAGTGGCATATCATGCATTCGATATGTCAAACAATGTTGTACCTAATAAAACAAGACTATATGATATGCCTCGGAAAGGAAGTGTACATAAGCAATAAATGATATGTTATACAccagaaagggaaaaaaaaaaatttccatgATAAAGTTCTACATGTCGATAAACCAACTCCAAACTGCTGAAGTTATAGTACCGTACTTCTGAAAGATCAAGATTAAACAAGTAAACTAAATGGAATCAGATATTCTGACTCAATTTACTTCCATCTGTCTTCTACTTTATGTGGGAACAAATGATTATAAAGACAGTCCTATAATTTAGAGTAATTCATTACCTTTTTCATCCACTGGTGCATCAGTATGT
This region includes:
- the LOC125876550 gene encoding premnaspirodiene oxygenase-like, whose protein sequence is MDFQHLVFFFLFISFLFLLIQKWRKPKTRLPPGPWRLPIIGSVHHLTSGLPHQVLKKLSQKYGPIMYLQLGEVPTVVVSSSHMAKQILKTHDLAFASRPETMMGKIICYNCKDIAFSPYGDYWRHMRKLTVLELLSAKMVKSFSPIRQVELSNLLSSIRSMDLNLPINLVEKLLWFMNAATCRSAFGNVCKDQRELITLIHQAQSLSGGFELADLFPSKKYLHGISGMESKLMNARYKIDAVLDNIINVHKENHANGKKCNSESATEDLIDVFLRVMESGQFPVSLTNDNIKAVILDMFVAGSDTSSSTVIWALSEMMRNPNIMAKAQAEVREVFKGTKTCDDDVDLENLSYLKLVIKETLRLHPPTPLLVPRECREETKIDGFTIPLKSKVMVNVWAIGRDPENWENPECFIPERFENSSIEFTGNHFEFLPFGAGRRICPGIQFGLALITLPLAHLLCNFDWKLPEGISASNLDMTEANGISARREKDLYLIATPYVSPLH